A window of the Cicer arietinum cultivar CDC Frontier isolate Library 1 chromosome 6, Cicar.CDCFrontier_v2.0, whole genome shotgun sequence genome harbors these coding sequences:
- the LOC101498874 gene encoding cell division control protein 2 homolog C-like encodes MRSENYPLHFSLFIYPTLFTPFSFFSLIPSYPIRHSISIPMEKYEKLEKVGEGTYGKVYKAKEISTGQIVALKKTRLEMDEEGVPPTALREVSLLQMLSQSLYIVRLLNVEHVDKTSKTTGSHTKPLLYLVFEYLDTDLKKFIDTFRKGVNPRPLPNSLVQSFLFQLCKGVAHCHSHGVLHRDLKPQNLLLDQPKGILKIADLGLGRAFTVPLKSYTHEIVTLWYRAPEVLLGSTTYSTGVDIWSVGCIFAEMVRRQALFPGDSEFQQLLNIFKLLGTPTEEQWPGVSSLRDWHVYPRWEPQNLARAVPSLGPDGVDLLSKMLKYNPAERISAKAALDHPYFDSLDKSQY; translated from the exons ATGAGATCCGAAAACTACCCGTTGCATTTTTCCCTATTCATATATCCCACACTCTTCACTCCATTCTCATTCTTCTCTCTAATTCCTTCGTATCCAATTCGTCattcaatttcaattccaaTGGAAAAGTACGAAAAACTCGAAAAAGTTGGCGAAGGAACCTACGGAAAAGTATACAAAGCAAAAGAAATCTCGACAGGCCAAATCGTGGCACTAAAAAAAACCCGTCTCGAAATGGACGAAGAAGGTGTTCCACCAACAGCACTTCGCGAAGTTTCTCTTCTCCAAATGCTCTCTCAATCTCTCTACATCGTTCGTCTCCTCAACGTCGAACACGTCGATAAAACTTCCAAAACCACCGGGTCCCACACAAAACCTCTTCTCTATCTCGTCTTCGAGTATCTCGACACAGATCTGAAGAAATTCATCGATACTTTTCGTAAAGGAGTTAACCCTAGACCGTTACCGAATTCGCTTGTTCAGAGTTTTTTATTTCAGCTTTGTAAAGGTGTTGCTCATTGTCATAGTCATGGTGTTCTTCACCGTGATTTGAAACCGCAGAATTTGTTACTTGATCAACCGAAAGGGATTTTGAAGATCGCTGATCTTGGTCTTGGTCGTGCTTTTACTGTTCCTCTTAAGAGTTATACTCATGAGATTGTTACTCTTTGGTATAGAGCTCCTGAGGTTTTGCTTGGATCTACTACTTATTCTACTGGTGTTGATATTTGGTCCGTTGGATGTATCTTTG CTGAAATGGTGAGAAGGCAGGCTCTGTTTCCGGGGGATTCTGAATTCCAGCAGCTTCTTAACATATTCAA gCTTTTGGGGACTCCAACTGAGGAGCAGTGGCCAGGAGTTAGTTCTTTGCGGGATTGGCATGTCTACCCAAGATGGGAGCCTCAGAACTTGGCAAGGGCGGTGCCCTCCTTGGGACCTGATGGAGTGGACCTTCTCTCG AAAATGCTAAAGTACAACCCGGCTGAGAGAATTTCTGCCAAAGCTGCACTTGATCACCCCTACTTTGACAGTCTTGACAAGTCTCAATATTAA
- the LOC101499195 gene encoding aspartyl protease family protein At5g10770 produces the protein MPMAIAMLPLFLSLVSFYFIIANGGCSFQEKKIFKVQMLQRKQLFGNQGCILPESRKEKGAIILEMKDRGYCTKKKINWNMKLKKELMLDNLRVRSMLNRIRIKLSSHSLEQPSQIQIPLSSGINLQTLNYIVTVGLGSQNMTVIIDTGSDLTWVQCDPCMSCYNQQGPVFNPSNSISYKSILCNSSTCQSLQLTTGNTGSCEFNPSSCNYVVNYGDGSYTDGELGVEHLTFGNISMSDFVFGCGRNNKGLFGGVSGLMGLGRSNLSLISQTITSFGGVFSYCLPTTENGASGSLVIGNDSSVFKNLTPIAYTSMVSNPQLSNFYIMNLTSIDVGGVALESTSVGNGGVLIDSGTVITRLAPSVYNALKAEFLKQFSGFPSAPGLSILDTCFNLTGNEEVSIPTISMHFEDNVELNVDAAGILYMTKDASQVCLAFASLSDENDMAIIGNYQQRNQRVIYDTKQNKIGFAREECSFT, from the exons ATGCCAATGGCCATAGCTATGTTGCCATTATTTCTTTCTCTTGTTTCATTTTACTTCATCATTGCAAATGGGGGTTGTTCATTTCAAGAGAAGAAGATTTTCAAAGTGCAAATGTTGCAGAGGAAACAATTATTTGGTAACCAAGGTTGCATCCTCCCAGAATCAA GAAAGGAGAAAGGTGCTATTATCCTTGAAATGAAGGATAGAGGTTATTGCACAAAGAAGAAAATTAATTGGAACATGAAGCTTAAGAAAGAGTTAATGTTAGATAATCTTCGTGTTCGTTCGATGCTAAACAGGATTCGAATAAAGCTCTCTAGCCATAGCTTAGAACAACCATCACAAATCCAAATTCCATTATCTTCTGGTATAAATTTGCAAACTTTAAACTACATTGTGACAGTGGGATTAGGTAGTCAGAACATGACAGTGATAATTGATACTGGAAGTGACTTAACATGGGTCCAATGTGATCCTTGTATGTCATGTTATAATCAACAAGGACCTGTATTCAACCCTTCAAACTCCATTTCCTATAAATCAATCCTATGCAATTCATCAACATGTCAATCTCTTCAACTAACAACAGGAAACACAGGTTCATGTGAATTTAATCCATCAAGTTGTAACTATGTTGTTAACTATGGTGATGGATCGTATACCGATGGCGAGCTAGGTGTTGAACACCTTACTTTTGGAAACATTTCAATGAGTGATTTTGTGTTTGGTTGTGGTAGGAACAATAAAGGTTTATTTGGTGGAGTTTCTGGTCTAATGGGCTTAGGAAGAAGTAACCTTTCATTGATATCTCAAACAATTACTTCATTTGGAGGTGTTTTCTCTTATTGTTTACCAACAACAGAAAATGGAGCTTCTGGGTCATTAGTTATAGGTAATGACtcatcagttttcaaaaatcttACTCCAATAGCTTACACCAGCATGGTTTCAAATCCACAGCTATccaacttttatataatgaatcTAACTAGCATAGATGTTGGTGGTGTGGCTTTGGAAAGTACGAGTGTCGGCAACGGAGGAGTTCTGATTGATTCCGGAACGGTGATCACGAGACTAGCTCCATCCGTCTACAATGCTTTAAAGGCAGAATTTTTGAAACAGTTTTCTGGTTTTCCTTCTGCACCAGGGTTATCAATTTTGGATACATGTTTTAATCTAACTGGGAATGAGGAAGTTAGCATACCTACTATAAGTATGCATTTTGAGGACAATGTTGAGCTGAATGTGGATGCAGCTGGCATATTGTATATGACAAAAGATGCTTCACAAGTTTGTTTGGCATTTGCAAGTCTTTCTGATGAAAATGACATGGCTATCATTGGGAATTATCAGCAAAGGAATCAGAGGGTGATTTATGATACCAAACAGAACAAAATCGGATTTGCAAGAGAGGAATGCAGTTTCACTTGA